Within Spinacia oleracea cultivar Varoflay chromosome 4, BTI_SOV_V1, whole genome shotgun sequence, the genomic segment GATTTCAAGAATCTAAAGCTCGTAGTAGATTCGAGGACAAAATTTACGACAAACTAACACAAAATTACTCATAATCTAGCTTCAACAATGCACAAATAATGCACTAAAAGTAGAGCTCATATAACAAAGCATAAAACAGAACTCACGTTTTATCTTCAAGCTTATACTCAGAGCCACCATATTCAGGCAAAAGAACAGTATCTCCCTCCTTCACACAAACAGGGATTAGTTTCCCTTCATTGGAACGACTTCCGGGACCAACAGCAACCACTTTCCCAGAGTTCAGCTGCATCAAATTAACCATTTTTAGGCAAAACTTatctttttaattttcaattaaCACTAAAGATTAATCAAAACAATTTGGGCATTCACAACCAAAATATAAACAGCATTAATTTCAGACAGATTAGAACAAAGATGTACCCAAAATGCAATTAACCTAGCTATATCAAAAGGAATTAGATCAAAAGCAACAAAATTTATGCAAAAATGTAATAACCCCAGATTAGATTTACTCTAATATCGCTGAAACAAGATGTGGGTATTTGCAATAGAGTTAAAAGAATCAATTTACAAACAAAAATCAACGAAAAAGCAGCTAAATTCgattaaaaagaaaagaatggGGGTTTAATTGGACCTTGTTTGAAGATTCTGGAAGCAAGATTCCAGCATTTGTTTTGGTGGGAGCAGTGATTTTCTCAATCAAAATGCGATTGAATGTGGGAATTAGCCTCTTTGCCATCTCTTTTCAAACTCTGCGAAATACCCAGAAaaaattgaggagagagaaatgaggGGTTTTTGACGATTTGTAGAAGTTGTAATCAAGGGTTTTAGTTGTGGTGGCTAAATACTTGGGTAACTAGTGTTCGCTGGAATCGAAGTAAAGCAACTAGAACCTTCCAAAATATCATTTGCTCAATTAGGGTTTATCTGAGATTTATGGCTCTTGGTTACTACTTTTACTAAACTACCCTACTATAAATCACTTTCCTTTTACTTTGGGTTTGTTTATAAAAtgttactactccctccgtcctggaATACTAACCATTTTGATCAACATAAAGTTTAATAGTCCCTCTGTTTTTTTAATATTCGCACCGGTTTgatcggtgcggagtttaatacatgtgaattgacttattaatttaatagatATTAGTTGATAGTGAGTTAttcttttaatatagttagtgggaaatgtgtaaggggtggggagtggtgggtgggggtgtgaattttaaatgatttttttgtagagagtaggggtgtaggtgagTTAGTAGCTAAgtgtgaaaaataatattatattggacaaatttccttttataaaagcggtgcaagtattaagggacgacccgaaaggaaagcggtgcgaatattaagggacggagggagtacaaagtaattgacttattatttaattagatggtagtagttgatagtgtagtattttttaatatagatagggATATGTGTCAATTTTTTAAAGGGGTAAGAGGTAGGGTGCATGGGACCACAAAGTGACAAAATAACttagtatttcgggacggagggagtataacttATTCAACCTAAAGAGAAAAAATAACAATAAGACTCTgttctatttgacttattttgactaAACTTGTTTTAATAAACTCATTTGTTTGTGAAAATGTCTgagataaaattatttttgcaaACCTATATTACcagaacttaactgaacttattttgtccgaaataaatcaaaataagttgaacaaaACAGAATTGAAGTTGCTGAGAATTCTGAATTCAATTTGTATAAATATCAATGTTTTAAATTCCATTTCTACACATGTAAAAAATTCGGAGTACATAccttaatattaattttttgaaCTACTAGTTAATTATTCTAAATAATACAAGTCAAACAGTAAGCGAAAACAAATATGATGACATTATAAAGGTTAAAACTACACGATTCAATCAAATTTCCAAAAGAATATGATACTCGTGTGTTTGGAAACCATCATTTCATCACCCCAAATAGCCAATTTGGAGAAAACAGAAGGATCTACATTGAATTTGGCCCAAATTTTAGACTTGGAAAGATAAGTCAGTTGAATTTGAAATCCTTCTAAGCATGCCAcacccatcatcatcatcctctcTCCACTAAAAATCCGACACCAGCTTatccaccaccaccgccactgCCACCGCCACGGAATTTGGCACAATAATCTTCTTAGTGACGCTTTTTCCCACCACGtccaccaccgccgccgccaccaccaccgcccTTCTTGCCACCCTTCTTTTTACCACCCTTCTTTTTTCTCCCTTTGCTGGCCTTAGGAGGACCCCTATCATCATCGTTCCTTGGAGGTGGAGCAGATTTTAGTAAATGTTTAACATCAAGAATTCCATTTCGGAAACGCCCTTCGCTTGATTTCAGCACTCCGTCTTCAGGCCTGCGCTTCTCTTCGGGTTTTTTGGTCCTTTTGATGAGATTTTCCCCACAATGTCCGATAAGTAACTCCTGCAGAAAGTTACTGTCAGCAAGTTTCCACTTTAAattaactactccctccatcccaatttatagtcccgtttgactaaaaacacgagttttaagaaaagtggaatatagtacttCGTATATGGGAAAGTGTATGGGAAAGTGGGAAGAATAATGTCCAAATAAGGAAACAGAACTATAAATTTGGGACGCCTGAAATAGaaaacaagactataattttgggacggagggggTAATAACAAAATCTAGCAAATTCATAACAGATTAAAGTTCATATCTGAAATCACAACCTGTTGCAACAACTTCTCTTCcttcttcttttgattcttcATCATTGGCCGTGCTACACTAAGTGGTAGTCTCTGTTTCTTAGGAGCCTTTTAACAGATAAACATAACATAATCGTTGTCAGCAAATGGTTCACTCAAAGAGTTCAGATTAGCATTAAAACACAAGGGATAAGTCAACATCCCTTACCTTTCCGCCCAATGAAACGACTTTCTGATTCTGCAAATTCTTCCTCTCTTTCCATGTCATATCAGAGGAGCCTGCAGTGTAACATAATGTTTAGTTACCAGCAATACATTTGAAAACCCGAAGATCTCAGTTTAGGAAGAATGTGAAAGCGTTACGGGAGCAAAAGGTGGTTACAGTGGGACTCTTTTGTGAAGAGTACTTAAGGAATCAAGGTATGATTATTAGGCTTAGAGTCAAGAGTATTATGAGTAAGAAAGTGTCACAATCTGATCAGGTTTGGTTTGCCGCTCTTTAGTTGTCAGTCAAATAGTTGTATTTTGGTTTTTGCCGGTTTGACTTGTACTATGTACGTTTCTTGGTTCTAGAGGGAATAGAGATCATCCTAGATGGTTTGTTTCCCCTTTAGTTCCCTGTTGTATGAAGTTGATCTTTTGAGAAATAAAATTGCTTGCTTAccggaaaaaaagaaaaagaaaaacattaGAACAACTCGCTAGTCTCAAGTTTAATTTAAGGTATAGTGTCCTTGGGATTCAGGAGTGAGGAGTATAGTCTAAGGCACACACGTTTCCGCAATATATAGATTTCAAttcattaaaattaattttaagttatgaTTTGTCCTTGAATTCATTTTAGTGCACTATTTGTCGTATTTGTTTGTTGTCACTGATTTCCTATCAGTGGAAGATACGAATAAAACACAGCATCTTTACTATTTAGGGGTAACAATACATTCTTGTCGTACATTTTTTAGGCTTACATCTCTCACAATAAAACTTATTCACAGTGCTTTTGTAAAAGATATGTACCACATATGCCGCATCCTGCATCCCCCACCCCCTAAAATTCTAGTTGGATACTGAGAAACTAGAGAAAAAGGTACTTCATTACTCTGGCAGAATAGTTTCTATCATCAAAAGGCAAGCACTCAATTTCAACTTCCAAGGACGGTAAAAAAACTAAAGTTCTTGCTCTTTGATTAGTCGGTTGCACTACCATTGTTCCCTTCGACAATTTCTATTATACAACCGGTCGGTATTGGTACTTCATTACCCTAGCAGAACAGTTTCAATCATCGAATGTAAGCCAAGGCAGGCACTCACATTCAACTTCCAAGAATGTCAAAAACTTAGGCTCTGTTTGGCAACTCATTTAAGGTGACTTAAATGATAAGATGCTGAAATTTTAAGCGAGCTTAAATGATTAGTTGTGTTTGATAACTACGTGAAATTAGATTTAAGGTGCAAAAAGTAGCTGAAATTGGAACGTTAATCAAACTAACGTTTGAAAAATAGGACTTGGaatttctttgtttttaacttttttttatccTTTCTACAATTTCATATCTTCTGGTTCAAATCCCCTGGTGGACCGTAGTGCCCCAAGAACTATGCGGCGGTCAAGTAGGAAGTTGTATTCTATGGGAATGCAAGAGGAACTAAGCGTTGTGGTCGATTGTTAGGAACGTAACGGCGGTGCAGTGCTATGAGATGGCAAAAACTGAACCATCGGAAACCATATGCCGCCTGTGCCGGGGAAGGGtggaaataattatttttaaactGAGTAGAAATCCATTTAAAATTCAACTCTAACGAAACTAGATTAAGTTTTCCATTAGATCAATCGCATGGCGGATAGGCGtcaaaagaaatggaggattGGCTTCCATTTCTTGGTGAAGGTTGAAGAACCAGTATAACGGTATGTCCATCAACACACTTtactcttcctttttcttttatttttgtaaaacaAACTTTACTC encodes:
- the LOC110783342 gene encoding 10 kDa chaperonin, mitochondrial, which translates into the protein MAKRLIPTFNRILIEKITAPTKTNAGILLPESSNKLNSGKVVAVGPGSRSNEGKLIPVCVKEGDTVLLPEYGGSEYKLEDKTYHLYREDDILGTLHD
- the LOC110783343 gene encoding uncharacterized protein codes for the protein MKMRENKGGAKAAVQGGGGSSSRSGLELNGIPLDFRSIMKEVELLGSSDMTWKERKNLQNQKVVSLGGKAPKKQRLPLSVARPMMKNQKKKEEKLLQQELLIGHCGENLIKRTKKPEEKRRPEDGVLKSSEGRFRNGILDVKHLLKSAPPPRNDDDRGPPKASKGRKKKGGKKKGGKKGGGGGGGGGGRGGKKRH